GGCCGTCAAGGGCTACAAGCTGGTGCTGGTGATGCCCGACAGCATGTCCGTCGAGCGGCGCCGGTTGATGCTGGCCTATGGCGCGACCTTCGACCTGACCCCGCGCGAGAAGGGCATGAAGGGCGCCATCGCCAGGGCCGAGGAGCTGGCCGCGCAGACGCCCGGCGCCTGGATCCCGCAGCAGTTCGAGAACCCGGCCAACGTCGCGGTGCACGAGCAGACCACCGCGCGCGAGATCCTGGAGGACTTCCCCGACGGGCTGGACTGCATCATCACCGGCGTCGGCACCGGCGGCCACATCACGGCCTGCGCCAAGGTGCTCAAGCCCAAGTGGCCGCAGCTGAAGGTGTTCGCGGTCGAGCCGACCGCCTCGCCCGTGCTGTCCGGCGGCCAGCCGAGCCCGCACCCGATCCAGGGGATCGGCGCCGGCTTCGTGCCGGCGATCATGGACATGTCGCTGCTCGACGGCGTGATCCAGGTCGACGCCGAGCCGTCCCGCGAGATGGCGCGCCGCTGCGCGCGCGAGGAGGGCATCTTGGTGGGCATCTCGTCCGGCGCGGCGCTGGCCGCGGTGGCGCAGAAGCTGCCCGAGCTGCCCGCCGGCGCCCGGGTGCTGACTTTCAACTACGACACCGGCGAGCGCTACCTGTCGGTGGACGGCTTCCTGCCGGCGGCCTGAACGCCGAGCCCATCCGGTAACGCCGCCCCCACGCGGGGCCGGCCGCCGATATAGTGACCCGCTCCACTTCACGCAGCGAGGCTCGGCCATGAAGCCACTGACGCACTTCGTTCGCCGCTCGTGCTGGGGCCTGGCGGCGGCCCTCGCATTGCAGGCGCCGCTGGCGCAGGCGGAAATGATCGGGGCCGAGGCGGCCATGGCCGCGCAGCCGGCCACCCAGGAGCAGCTCGAGCGGGCCCGCGTGCAGCAGTTCCTGGAAAGCGCCGCGCTGCAGGACCGCTTGCGGGCGCTGGGCGTGGACGGGCTGCACGCGGCCAGCCGGGTCGACGCCATGACGCAGCAGGAGGTGCACGCGCTCGCGCAGCGCATCGACAGCCTGCCGGCCGGCGGCGCCTTCAGCGACCGCGAGATCATCCTGATCCTGCTGATCGCGCTGCTGATCGTGGTCGCGCTCTGACGCGCTCTGACGCGCTTTGCCGTGCCCGCGGGCCGGGCTACTCTTCCTTCGGCTTGAACTGCGCCGCCAGTTGCGCCTGCACGCTGGGCGGCACCGCCTCGTAGTGGCTGAAGGCCAGCGTGTAGCGGCCCTGGCCGCCGGTCAGCGAGTTGAGCCGCGACTGGTAGCTGGCCAGCTCCGACAGCGGCGCCAGCGCCTGCACCATGGACAGGCCGTCGGCGCCCGAATGGGTGCCGCTCACCTGGCCGCGGCGCGCGGCCAGGTCGCCGGTGATGTCGCCCAGGTTCGGCTCGGGCGCGCTGATCTCCATGCCGACGATCGGCTCCAGCACGCAGGGCCGGGCCGACTTGACCGCATCGACCAGCGCCTTGCGGCCGGCGGTGACGAAGGCGATCTCCTTGCTGTCCACGTTGTGGTGCTTGCCGTCGTACACGGTGACCTTCAGGTCCACCACCGGGTAGCCGGCCACCACCCCCTGCGCCATCGCCTGGCGCACGCCCTTTTCCACCGCCGGCATGAAGTTGCCGGGGATGGCGCCGCCCTTGACCTCGTCGACGAACTGGAAGCCGGTGCCGCGCGGCAGCGGCTCGATGCGCAGGAACACCTCGCCGAACTGGCCGGCGCCGCCGGTCTGCTTCTTGTGGCGGTGGTGGCCCTCGGCCGGCGCCGTCACCGTTTCACGGTAGGCGATGCGCGGCGGGCGCGTCTCGACCGGGCAGCCGTGCACTTCCGTCAGCCGCTCCAGCAGGGTGCGCAGGTGCAGCTCGCCCAGGCCGTAGACCACGGTCTCGTGGGCGCCCGCCGGCTGCTCGACCCGCAGGCACGGGTCCTCGCTCACCAGCTTCTGCAGGATCTCGTGCAGGCGCTGTTCGTCGCCGCGCCGCTTCGGCTCGATCGCCAGCCCGTGCACCGGCACCGGGAACTGCAGCGGCTTCAGGTGGATGTGCGCGTCCTCGGCGGCGTCGTGCAGCACCGCGTCGAAGTGCATCTCCTCCACCTTGGCAATGGCGCACAGGTCGCCGGGGACCGCCTGGGCCACCTCCGTCAGCCGGCTGCCCTGCAGCTGGAAGAGGTGGCCGACCTTGAAAGGGCGGCGGCCATCGCCCACGTAGAGCTGGCTGTCGCGCGTGATCGTGCCCTGGTGCACGCGCGCCACGCCCATCTTGCCGACGTAGGGGTCCTGCGTGATCTTGAAGACATGGGCCAACACGTGGCGCTCCGGGTCCACCGCCGCCTCGACCGGCCGTGCAGCCTCGTCTTCGCGCAGCAGGAACTCGGGCGGGTTGCCCTCGCTCGGGTCGGGCAGCAGGCGCTCGATCACGTCCAGCAGCTCGGCCACGCCGGCGCCGGTGCGCGCCGAGACGAAGCAGATCGGCACCAGGTGGCCTTCGCGCAGCGCCTGCTCGAGCGGCGCGTGCAGCTCGGCCGGATCGACGTCGCCCTCGTTCAGGTAGCGCTCGACGAAGGCGGCGTCCACTTCCACCACCTGCTCGACCAGCGCGCGATGGGCCTGCTCGACCGAGGAGAAGTCGGGGGCCGGCCTTTCGTCGCCGAGCTTCCAGAAGCAGTCCAGCACCGCCTGGCCCTCCTGCGCCGGCAGGTTGACCGGCAGGCATTCCTTGCCGAAGGCGGCCTGGATCTGCTCGACCAGCGGCTGCAGCCCGGCGCCCGGCGCGTCGATGCGGTTGACCACGATGAGGCGGTCGCGCCCGAGCTGGCGCGCCGCCTCCATCATGCGCACCGCCATCGGCTCGATGCCGGTGGCGGCGTTGATGACGATGGCCGCGCTCTCCACCGCCTGCAGCGCCGGCAGCGACTGGCCCAGGAAGTCGGGCGCGCCGGGCGTGTCGATCAGGTGGGTGGTGATGCCGCGGTGCTCGAGGTGCAGCACGCTGCTGTTGAGGGAGCGCAGCGCGCGCTTTTCCAGCGGGTCCCCGTCGGAGACCGTGCTGCCCTTTTCCACGCTGCCGGGCGCGCCGATCGCCCCGGCCTTCCACAGCAGGGCTTCGGCCAGGCTGGTCTTGCCGGCCGCGCTGGGGCCCACCAGGGCCACGGTGCGGCGGCTGGCAATGTCACGATGAGCGGGCACGGGGCACTCCTTTCGCAACGAAGGACGGCCCCGCGGGCGAGGCCGATCGCCTTCATTGTGGGTGCATTCGGTGGCCGATGGCAGCCCTGGCGGCAGCCGAGGCGCGGCCGTGCCGCCGCGCGGATGGGCTCGCCCCGGCGGGAGCCCGGCCGGGGCGGGAGCCGCTACACCGCGGCCGTGACCACCACCTCGATGCGCCACTCCTTCTTCACCAGCTGGCCCTGCACGGTGGCGCGCGGCGGCGCGTTGCCGGGCGCCACCCAGGCTTCCCAGACCTCGTTCATGCCGGCGAAGTCGGCCAGGTCGGGCAGGAAGATCTGGGCCATCAGGATCTTCGACTTGTCGCTGCCGGCGCGCGCCAGCAGCGCGTCGATGGCGGCCAGCACCTGGCGCGTCTGGCCGCGGATGTCCTGGGTGGCGTCGCCGGCCACCTGGCCGGCGAGGTAGGCGGTGCCGTTGTGCACGGCCATCTCGGACAGCCGGGTGCCCACGTCGAAGCGCTGGATCAAGTCGATTCCTTTCGTGCGGGCCCCGCAGGGCCCTGGACAAGCTGCGCCGTCACCCATGGCGGCGCCAGGCCGCCATTGTTGCAGCCGGCCCGCGCTCAGCGCGTGGCCGCCAGCGCCTGCGCCAGGTCGGCCTTGAGGTCGTCGATGTGCTCGATGCCGATCGACAGCCGCACGGTCTCTTCCGACACGCCGGCCTTCTTCAGCTCCTCGGGCGACAGCTGGCGGTGCGTGGTAGAGGCCGGGTGGGTGGCCAGCGAGCGCACGTCGCCGATGTTGACCAGCCGGGTGAACAGCTGGAGCGCATCGAGGAAGCGTGCACCGGCCTCGCGCCCGCCCTTGACGCCGAAGGTCAGGATGCCGGAGGCGCGCCCGCCCAGGTAGCGCTTGGCCAGCTCATGCTGCGGGTGCTGCGGCAGCCCGGCGTAGCTGACCCATTCGACGGCCTGGTGCTGTTGCAGGAACTGCGCGACGGCCAGCGCGTTGTCGCAGATGCGGTCCATGCGCAGCGCCAGCGTCTCGATGCCCTGCAGCACCAGCCAGGCGTTGAACGGCGAGATCGCCGCGCCCATGTTGCGCAGCGGCACCACGCGCGCGCGGGCAATGTAGGCGGCCGCGCCCAGCGCCTCGGTGTACACGACGCCGTGGTAGCTCACGTCAGGCTCGTTCAGGCGGCGAAAGCGCGCCGCATGCTGCGCCCAGGGGAACTTGCCGCTGTCGACGATGGCGCCGCCGATGCTGTTGCCGTGGCCGTTGAGGTACTTGGTCAGGGCGTGCACCACGATGTCGGCGCCGTGCTCGAACGGGCGCAGCAGGTAGGGGCTGGGCACGGTGTTGTCCACGATCAGCGGCACGCCATGGTCGTGCGCCACCCGGGCCAGGGCGGCGATGTCGGTCACGTTGCCCAGCGGGTTGCCGATCGACTCGCAGAACACGGCCTTGGTGCGATCGTCGATCAGCGCGGCGAACGACTCGGGCCGGGCCGGGTCGGCGAAGCGCACCTCGATGCCCTGCTGCGGGAAGGTGTGGGCGAACAGGTTGTAGGTGCCGCCGTACAGCGTGCTGGCCGAGACGATGTTGTCGCCGGCCTCGGCGATGGTCTGGATCGACGCCGTGATGGCCGCCATGCCCGACGCCACGGCCAGCGCGCCGATGCCGCCTTCCAGCGCCGCCAGCCGCTGCTCCAGCACCGACTGGGTCGGGTTCATGATGCGCGTGTAGATGTTGCCCTCGACCTTCAGGTCGAACAGGTCGGCGCCGTGCTGGGCGCTGTCGAAGGCATAGGCCACCGTCTGGTACAGCGGCGGCACCACGGCGCGCGTGGTCGGGTCGGGCGAATAGCCGGCGTGCACCGATCGCGTCTCGAATTTCCAGTTCTGGCTCATAAGGGTCTCCTCGTGCGGCATGGCGCCCGCCGCGAGCCGGCGGGCAAAAAGGGCGTAGCTTGCCTGCGAAATGGGACGCGGCAAGGAACGAGTTCTCATGAGCTTATGGCGGGCCGGCGCGTTGATGCAGCTCAATCCGCGGTGCGAGGGGCGCTGTCGTCAATAACGTCCTACAGACGCCAGGGGGCCGCGCGGAACACCATCGCGCCCCTGTAGTACCACCGCTTGCATCGACACGTGACTTCCGCCAGTGCCTTTGCTCCCGAGCGAGCCCGCGAAACCTCCTTCAACGGCACCCT
The sequence above is a segment of the Ramlibacter tataouinensis genome. Coding sequences within it:
- a CDS encoding PA2779 family protein, encoding MKPLTHFVRRSCWGLAAALALQAPLAQAEMIGAEAAMAAQPATQEQLERARVQQFLESAALQDRLRALGVDGLHAASRVDAMTQQEVHALAQRIDSLPAGGAFSDREIILILLIALLIVVAL
- a CDS encoding O-acetylhomoserine aminocarboxypropyltransferase/cysteine synthase family protein → MSQNWKFETRSVHAGYSPDPTTRAVVPPLYQTVAYAFDSAQHGADLFDLKVEGNIYTRIMNPTQSVLEQRLAALEGGIGALAVASGMAAITASIQTIAEAGDNIVSASTLYGGTYNLFAHTFPQQGIEVRFADPARPESFAALIDDRTKAVFCESIGNPLGNVTDIAALARVAHDHGVPLIVDNTVPSPYLLRPFEHGADIVVHALTKYLNGHGNSIGGAIVDSGKFPWAQHAARFRRLNEPDVSYHGVVYTEALGAAAYIARARVVPLRNMGAAISPFNAWLVLQGIETLALRMDRICDNALAVAQFLQQHQAVEWVSYAGLPQHPQHELAKRYLGGRASGILTFGVKGGREAGARFLDALQLFTRLVNIGDVRSLATHPASTTHRQLSPEELKKAGVSEETVRLSIGIEHIDDLKADLAQALAATR
- a CDS encoding RidA family protein — its product is MIQRFDVGTRLSEMAVHNGTAYLAGQVAGDATQDIRGQTRQVLAAIDALLARAGSDKSKILMAQIFLPDLADFAGMNEVWEAWVAPGNAPPRATVQGQLVKKEWRIEVVVTAAV
- the fusA gene encoding elongation factor G, producing the protein MPAHRDIASRRTVALVGPSAAGKTSLAEALLWKAGAIGAPGSVEKGSTVSDGDPLEKRALRSLNSSVLHLEHRGITTHLIDTPGAPDFLGQSLPALQAVESAAIVINAATGIEPMAVRMMEAARQLGRDRLIVVNRIDAPGAGLQPLVEQIQAAFGKECLPVNLPAQEGQAVLDCFWKLGDERPAPDFSSVEQAHRALVEQVVEVDAAFVERYLNEGDVDPAELHAPLEQALREGHLVPICFVSARTGAGVAELLDVIERLLPDPSEGNPPEFLLREDEAARPVEAAVDPERHVLAHVFKITQDPYVGKMGVARVHQGTITRDSQLYVGDGRRPFKVGHLFQLQGSRLTEVAQAVPGDLCAIAKVEEMHFDAVLHDAAEDAHIHLKPLQFPVPVHGLAIEPKRRGDEQRLHEILQKLVSEDPCLRVEQPAGAHETVVYGLGELHLRTLLERLTEVHGCPVETRPPRIAYRETVTAPAEGHHRHKKQTGGAGQFGEVFLRIEPLPRGTGFQFVDEVKGGAIPGNFMPAVEKGVRQAMAQGVVAGYPVVDLKVTVYDGKHHNVDSKEIAFVTAGRKALVDAVKSARPCVLEPIVGMEISAPEPNLGDITGDLAARRGQVSGTHSGADGLSMVQALAPLSELASYQSRLNSLTGGQGRYTLAFSHYEAVPPSVQAQLAAQFKPKEE
- the cysK gene encoding cysteine synthase A, which encodes MKANSILDTIGRTPHVRLNRLFGDSHQVWVKCERANPGASVKDRIALSMIEDAEKTGKLRPGGTIIEPTSGNTGIGLAMVAAVKGYKLVLVMPDSMSVERRRLMLAYGATFDLTPREKGMKGAIARAEELAAQTPGAWIPQQFENPANVAVHEQTTAREILEDFPDGLDCIITGVGTGGHITACAKVLKPKWPQLKVFAVEPTASPVLSGGQPSPHPIQGIGAGFVPAIMDMSLLDGVIQVDAEPSREMARRCAREEGILVGISSGAALAAVAQKLPELPAGARVLTFNYDTGERYLSVDGFLPAA